A stretch of the Chlamydia pecorum E58 genome encodes the following:
- the infB gene encoding translation initiation factor IF-2 has translation MEKVKLTKNLKLKIKNAQLTKAAGLDKLKQKLAQAGSSETKSSVEKSSTKEKSSSSASSTTEELRFSPTAEQAPRRIRAKNRSSFLSADEEVSPSPQQPLPNSSAIEDAPEPAVINEVIEETPLPSGISDEAIEIEVKENTLPSQQAPKVPSEEPKSVVMIKSKFGPTGKHVNHLLAKTFKAPSKESKAPSKKEFATTSSPGNQKIAKSDSGQNRDDKPTQQQANRSGPFPRRDTGKKALSDFKDRARKEEGVKAFTGRDRYGLNEGGEEDRWRKKRPQKTKKHYDEHTIQRPTHIKVPLPITIKDLAAEMKLKASELVQRLFIHGMTYVVNDVLDNETTVQFIGLEFGCTIDIDSSEQDKLFLTCNTVKEEIEATAPEKLIIRSPIVAFMGHVDHGKTTIIDMLRKSNVAAIEAGAITQHMGAFRCTTAQGNITILDTPGHEAFSAMRARGAEVCDIVVLVVAGDEGIKEQTLEAVEHAKAANIAIVVAINKCDKPNFNAETVYRQLSEINLLPEAWGGSIVTVNTSAKTGEGLSELVEMLALQAEVLELKADPSARARGLVIESKLHKGLGNIATVLVQNGTLRLGESFVLNDCYGKVKTMHDEHNNLMTEASPSTPVLITGLSNMPKAGDPFLVVKNEKTAKEIIEARLAGQQRISLLQKKRPNFDSVLQNKKTLKLILKGDVQGSIEALANSISKIKSEKVNVEILSHGVGEISESDIRLAAASKATIIGFHIGIESHAEPLIKSLGVKTHLFTIIYHAVDAVREMMTALLDPIAEEKDVGSAEIKAIFKSSQLGIIYGCFVNEGVIIRNNKFRIVRNNEVLWKGSLSSLKRAKEDVKEVRKGFECGLILDNYQQALVGDILQCYEIIYHPQKL, from the coding sequence ATGGAGAAGGTAAAGTTGACGAAAAACCTGAAACTGAAAATTAAAAACGCTCAGCTAACAAAAGCTGCTGGTTTAGACAAATTAAAACAGAAACTCGCTCAAGCAGGATCTTCAGAAACAAAGTCTTCTGTAGAAAAATCTTCAACTAAAGAAAAAAGCTCGTCTTCGGCTAGTTCTACAACAGAGGAGCTTCGGTTTTCGCCAACTGCAGAGCAAGCACCTCGTCGTATTCGAGCAAAAAATCGTTCTTCTTTTCTGTCTGCGGATGAAGAGGTATCACCTTCTCCTCAACAACCTCTTCCTAACTCTTCTGCTATAGAAGATGCTCCAGAACCTGCTGTAATAAATGAAGTTATAGAGGAAACTCCTCTTCCTTCCGGTATTTCTGACGAAGCTATAGAAATTGAAGTAAAGGAGAATACCCTCCCCTCACAGCAGGCTCCTAAGGTTCCGAGTGAAGAGCCTAAAAGCGTCGTTATGATTAAGTCCAAGTTTGGACCTACAGGGAAGCATGTCAATCATCTATTAGCAAAAACCTTTAAAGCTCCTTCTAAAGAAAGCAAAGCTCCCTCTAAAAAAGAGTTTGCAACAACAAGTAGTCCTGGCAATCAAAAAATAGCGAAATCTGATTCTGGGCAAAATCGAGACGACAAGCCTACACAACAACAGGCAAATCGTTCGGGACCTTTTCCCCGTAGGGATACAGGGAAAAAAGCTCTTTCAGATTTTAAGGATCGTGCGAGAAAAGAAGAAGGTGTCAAAGCCTTTACAGGTAGGGATCGTTATGGTCTGAATGAAGGAGGAGAAGAAGATCGTTGGAGAAAAAAACGTCCACAGAAAACAAAGAAACATTACGACGAACATACAATCCAGCGTCCTACACATATCAAGGTCCCCTTACCAATTACCATAAAGGATCTTGCTGCGGAAATGAAGTTAAAAGCTTCTGAGCTTGTCCAGAGACTCTTTATTCATGGGATGACCTATGTTGTCAATGATGTTTTAGACAATGAAACTACGGTGCAGTTTATTGGCCTTGAATTTGGTTGTACCATAGATATTGACTCTTCAGAGCAAGACAAGTTATTCCTAACTTGCAATACGGTAAAAGAAGAAATCGAAGCCACAGCTCCTGAAAAACTTATAATTCGCTCGCCTATTGTTGCCTTTATGGGGCATGTTGACCATGGGAAGACAACCATAATTGACATGCTAAGGAAAAGCAATGTTGCAGCTATCGAAGCTGGTGCTATTACTCAGCATATGGGGGCTTTCCGTTGCACTACAGCGCAAGGAAACATTACTATTTTAGACACTCCAGGTCACGAAGCGTTCTCAGCAATGCGTGCTCGAGGAGCAGAAGTTTGTGATATTGTTGTACTTGTAGTTGCAGGAGATGAAGGAATTAAAGAGCAAACTTTAGAAGCTGTAGAACATGCAAAAGCTGCGAATATCGCTATTGTTGTTGCTATCAATAAATGTGATAAGCCAAATTTCAATGCTGAGACTGTTTACAGACAACTTTCTGAAATTAACCTGCTTCCTGAAGCTTGGGGAGGCTCTATTGTTACAGTTAACACTTCAGCAAAAACTGGAGAGGGGCTTTCGGAACTTGTAGAAATGCTAGCATTGCAAGCTGAAGTCTTGGAATTAAAAGCAGATCCTAGTGCAAGGGCTCGAGGTCTTGTAATTGAGTCCAAACTACATAAGGGCTTAGGAAATATTGCCACCGTATTAGTTCAGAATGGGACTTTACGCCTTGGAGAATCTTTTGTTCTTAATGACTGCTACGGTAAAGTCAAGACCATGCATGATGAGCATAATAATCTCATGACAGAGGCAAGTCCTTCTACTCCTGTATTGATTACGGGCCTATCTAATATGCCTAAAGCAGGAGATCCTTTCCTTGTTGTGAAAAACGAGAAGACAGCTAAGGAGATTATTGAGGCAAGGCTAGCAGGTCAACAGCGTATCTCATTGCTACAAAAGAAACGTCCGAATTTTGATTCAGTATTACAGAATAAGAAGACGCTCAAGCTTATTCTTAAGGGTGATGTGCAGGGATCTATTGAGGCTCTTGCAAATTCGATTTCTAAAATTAAATCGGAAAAAGTAAATGTGGAGATTCTTTCTCATGGTGTTGGAGAAATTTCAGAATCAGACATTCGCCTTGCAGCAGCATCAAAAGCAACAATTATTGGTTTCCATATAGGAATAGAGAGTCATGCCGAACCTTTAATTAAGAGTTTAGGGGTTAAAACTCATCTCTTTACGATTATTTACCATGCTGTAGATGCTGTTAGAGAAATGATGACAGCACTTTTGGATCCTATTGCTGAAGAAAAAGACGTTGGATCTGCAGAAATTAAAGCAATCTTTAAGTCTTCTCAACTTGGGATTATTTATGGATGTTTTGTTAATGAGGGCGTAATTATTAGAAACAACAAGTTTCGAATCGTACGAAATAACGAAGTCCTTTGGAAAGGTTCTCTTTCTTCATTAAAACGAGCTAAAGAAGATGTGAAGGAAGTTAGAAAAGGTTTTGAATGTGGTTTAATTTTAGATAACTACCAACAAGCTCTTGTAGGTGACATCCTACAGTGCTATGAGATCATCTATCACCCGCAAAAATTATAG
- the rbfA gene encoding 30S ribosome-binding factor RbfA — protein sequence MSGNRRIQKVNSLLREAIAEVILKDVQHPKISNHWITVTRVSLSKDLRFAQVYVSIMPQEKVTIQETLEALKVSAGFIACRTSKKVVLKYFPELNFHLEDIFSPQDHIESLLWKIWKEC from the coding sequence ATGAGTGGGAACAGACGGATTCAAAAGGTAAATTCCCTTTTAAGGGAAGCAATTGCAGAAGTTATTCTTAAGGATGTTCAGCACCCTAAGATTTCTAATCATTGGATTACGGTAACACGAGTATCGTTATCTAAAGATTTGCGCTTTGCCCAAGTTTACGTTTCTATTATGCCACAAGAAAAAGTCACAATACAAGAAACCCTCGAAGCATTGAAAGTTTCTGCTGGGTTTATTGCTTGTAGAACATCTAAGAAAGTCGTTCTTAAATATTTCCCTGAACTTAATTTTCATCTTGAAGATATATTTTCTCCTCAAGACCATATAGAAAGCCTACTTTGGAAAATCTGGAAAGAGTGTTGA
- the rpsA gene encoding 30S ribosomal protein S1, whose protein sequence is MPKQAEYTWSSKKILDNIECLAEDVAEFKDLLYTAHGITSSEDESNNDVQPGAILKGTVVDINKDFVVVDVGLKSEGVIPMAEFINSSEGLALGAEVEVYLDQAEDDEGKIVLSREKATRQRQWEYILAHCEEGSIVKGQITRKVKGGLIVDIGMEAFLPGSQIDNKKIKNLDDYVGKVCEFKILKINVERRNVVVSRRELLEAERISKKAELIEQITIGELRKGIVKNITDFGVFLDLDGIDGLLHITDMTWKRIRHPSEMVELNQELEVVILSVDKEKGRVALGLKQKEHNPWEDIEKKYPPGKRVSGKIVKLLPYGAFIEIEEGIEGLIHISEMSWVKNVVDPSEIVNKGDEVEAIVLSIQKDEGKISLGLKQTEHNPWDNIEEKYPIGLHVKAEIRNLTNYGAFVELEPGIEGLIHISDMSWIKKVSHPSELFKKGDVVEAVILSVDKESKKITLGVKQLSANPWDEIEAMFPAGSDISGVVTKITAFGAFVELQNGIEGLIHVSELSEKPFAKVEDIISIGDTVHAKVIKLDPDHKKVSLSVKEYLVNQSLKDEENSSELDSDSYTPAEKKRKGK, encoded by the coding sequence ATGCCGAAACAAGCTGAATATACTTGGAGCTCTAAAAAAATTCTGGATAACATTGAATGCTTGGCGGAAGATGTTGCCGAATTCAAAGACCTACTTTACACAGCGCATGGAATTACCTCGAGCGAAGATGAATCCAATAATGACGTACAGCCCGGCGCTATCCTAAAAGGCACAGTGGTAGATATCAATAAAGACTTTGTTGTTGTTGATGTGGGACTAAAATCTGAAGGGGTAATCCCCATGGCAGAATTTATAAACTCGTCAGAAGGCTTGGCCCTTGGAGCTGAAGTTGAGGTTTATTTAGATCAAGCTGAAGACGATGAGGGTAAGATTGTTTTATCTAGAGAAAAAGCTACAAGACAACGTCAGTGGGAGTATATTTTAGCCCATTGTGAAGAAGGATCTATCGTTAAAGGCCAAATCACACGCAAAGTCAAAGGTGGTCTCATTGTTGATATTGGAATGGAAGCATTCCTTCCTGGTTCACAAATTGATAATAAAAAAATTAAAAATCTTGATGATTATGTCGGAAAAGTTTGTGAATTCAAAATATTAAAAATTAATGTTGAAAGAAGAAATGTTGTGGTTTCTAGACGAGAGTTGCTAGAAGCTGAAAGAATTTCGAAAAAAGCAGAGCTTATTGAGCAAATCACAATTGGAGAACTGCGCAAAGGTATTGTCAAGAATATTACTGATTTCGGAGTCTTTTTAGATCTTGATGGTATCGATGGTCTTCTTCACATCACAGATATGACATGGAAGCGTATTCGACATCCCTCAGAAATGGTTGAGCTTAATCAGGAACTAGAAGTTGTAATCCTTTCTGTAGATAAAGAAAAAGGTCGTGTAGCTTTAGGGTTAAAACAAAAAGAACACAATCCTTGGGAAGATATTGAGAAAAAATATCCTCCAGGAAAGCGTGTGTCTGGGAAAATTGTTAAACTTCTTCCCTATGGAGCATTTATTGAAATTGAAGAAGGGATTGAAGGACTTATTCATATTTCAGAGATGTCTTGGGTGAAAAATGTCGTCGATCCTAGTGAGATTGTAAACAAGGGCGATGAAGTTGAGGCTATCGTATTGTCTATTCAAAAGGATGAAGGAAAGATTTCCTTGGGATTGAAACAAACAGAGCACAATCCTTGGGACAACATTGAGGAAAAATATCCTATCGGCCTTCATGTAAAAGCTGAAATTCGAAACCTGACAAACTACGGAGCTTTTGTTGAGCTAGAGCCAGGGATTGAAGGGCTTATCCATATCTCTGATATGAGTTGGATAAAAAAAGTGTCTCACCCTTCTGAGTTATTCAAAAAAGGCGATGTAGTTGAAGCTGTTATTCTTTCTGTAGATAAAGAAAGCAAAAAGATCACTCTTGGGGTGAAGCAGTTAAGTGCAAATCCTTGGGATGAAATTGAAGCGATGTTCCCTGCTGGTAGCGATATCTCTGGTGTGGTTACAAAAATTACAGCTTTTGGAGCTTTCGTTGAATTACAAAATGGAATCGAAGGATTAATTCACGTTTCAGAACTCTCAGAAAAACCTTTTGCAAAAGTCGAGGATATTATCTCAATAGGAGATACTGTACATGCAAAAGTAATTAAATTAGACCCTGATCATAAAAAGGTGTCTCTTTCGGTAAAGGAATATTTGGTCAATCAAAGTCTCAAAGATGAAGAGAACTCAAGCGAGCTAGATTCTGATTCATATACTCCTGCAGAAAAGAAAAGGAAAGGAAAATAG
- the nusA gene encoding transcription termination factor NusA, which produces MNKDLIAIFDYMEKEKGIQRTTIISAIESALKIAAKKTLRDDANISVNINPRTGDIEVFCEKEIVDFCNNPSKEIPLDKAREFDPDCEIGQYMDVPFVSENFGRIAAHTARQIIGQKLRYAERDVIYEEYRHRVNEILSGVVKRFVKGSNLIIDLGKVEAILPARFYPKTEKHKIGDKIYALLYEVQELDNGGAEVILSRSHPEFVKQLFLQEVPELEEGVVSIVKIAREPGYRTKLAVSSSDFKTDPVGAFVGMRGARVKNIIRELNDEKIDIVNYSSTPTELLQNLLYPIEIQKIAILEDDKVIAIVVNDADYATVIGKRGINARLISQILDYELEVQRMSEYNKLLEIQRLQLAEFDSPQLDQPLQEIEGISKLVIQNLEHAGYDTIRKVLLASASDLSSVPGIGLELAYKILEQVSKYGEGKVDEKPETEN; this is translated from the coding sequence ATGAACAAAGATCTTATAGCTATTTTTGACTACATGGAAAAAGAAAAGGGTATTCAACGCACAACAATTATCAGTGCTATTGAATCAGCTCTTAAAATAGCAGCCAAAAAAACTTTAAGGGATGACGCTAATATTTCTGTAAATATTAATCCTAGAACAGGTGATATTGAAGTTTTCTGTGAAAAAGAAATTGTTGATTTCTGCAACAATCCTAGCAAAGAAATTCCTTTAGATAAAGCTCGGGAATTTGATCCAGACTGTGAAATCGGACAGTATATGGATGTTCCTTTTGTTTCTGAGAATTTTGGAAGAATTGCTGCACATACAGCACGACAAATTATCGGTCAGAAACTACGCTACGCAGAAAGAGACGTTATTTATGAAGAATATCGCCATCGAGTAAACGAGATTCTTTCTGGGGTAGTTAAGCGTTTTGTTAAAGGCTCTAATTTAATCATAGATCTCGGAAAAGTTGAGGCTATCTTACCGGCACGTTTTTACCCCAAAACAGAAAAACACAAGATTGGTGATAAAATTTATGCCTTACTTTATGAGGTTCAAGAGCTAGATAATGGTGGGGCTGAGGTTATTCTCTCAAGAAGTCATCCAGAGTTTGTCAAGCAACTATTCTTACAAGAGGTTCCTGAATTAGAGGAAGGAGTTGTAAGCATTGTAAAAATTGCTCGAGAACCAGGTTACCGCACAAAGTTAGCTGTAAGCTCTTCGGATTTCAAAACAGATCCTGTAGGAGCCTTTGTAGGTATGCGAGGAGCTCGAGTAAAAAACATTATTCGAGAATTAAATGACGAGAAAATAGATATCGTTAATTATTCTAGTACGCCTACAGAGCTATTACAAAATCTTCTCTATCCTATAGAGATTCAAAAAATCGCTATTTTAGAAGATGACAAAGTCATTGCGATTGTGGTGAATGATGCAGATTATGCAACAGTTATAGGAAAGCGTGGAATTAATGCGCGTTTAATTAGCCAAATTTTAGACTATGAGCTCGAAGTTCAACGTATGAGCGAGTACAATAAATTGCTGGAAATTCAACGTCTTCAACTCGCAGAATTTGATAGTCCCCAATTAGATCAGCCTCTTCAAGAAATAGAAGGAATTAGCAAGTTAGTCATTCAAAACTTAGAGCATGCAGGATACGATACAATTAGGAAGGTATTATTAGCGAGCGCTAGCGATCTTTCCTCAGTCCCTGGGATTGGTTTAGAGCTTGCTTATAAAATCCTAGAGCAAGTCAGCAAATATGGAGAAGGTAAAGTTGACGAAAAACCTGAAACTGAAAATTAA
- the truB gene encoding tRNA pseudouridine(55) synthase TruB → MELATELKEGILLIDKPQGRTSFSLIRALTKLLGEKKVGHAGTLDPFATGVMVILVGRRFTRLSDVLLFEDKEYEAVAHLGTTTDSFDCDGKIVGRSKKVPSLEEILIAASYFQGEIQQIPPMFSAKKVQGKKLYEYARKGLSIERKSATVQVNLQITKYEYPLLHFIVQCSKGTYIRSIAHELGNMLGCGAYLEQLRRLRSGNFFINQCFDGSLLDLPDFDVLPYFRDAHGNLL, encoded by the coding sequence ATGGAACTTGCAACGGAACTCAAAGAGGGCATTCTTCTTATAGATAAACCTCAAGGAAGAACTTCCTTTAGTCTGATTCGAGCTCTTACGAAGTTACTGGGAGAAAAAAAGGTCGGTCATGCTGGAACTTTAGACCCCTTTGCTACAGGGGTAATGGTAATTTTAGTAGGGAGACGTTTTACACGTTTATCTGATGTTCTTTTATTTGAAGATAAGGAATATGAAGCAGTAGCGCATTTAGGAACAACTACAGACTCATTTGATTGTGATGGGAAGATCGTCGGGAGATCAAAAAAGGTCCCCTCTCTAGAAGAAATCCTTATTGCTGCAAGTTACTTCCAAGGAGAAATCCAACAGATCCCTCCCATGTTTTCCGCTAAGAAGGTCCAGGGAAAAAAGCTTTATGAGTATGCTAGAAAAGGGCTTTCTATAGAGAGAAAAAGCGCTACGGTTCAAGTAAACCTGCAGATCACTAAGTATGAATACCCCCTCCTACATTTTATTGTTCAGTGTAGTAAAGGGACCTATATTCGTAGCATTGCTCATGAGCTTGGCAACATGTTAGGGTGTGGGGCGTATCTTGAGCAACTTCGTCGCTTACGTAGTGGGAACTTTTTTATAAATCAGTGTTTTGATGGTAGTCTTTTAGATCTTCCAGATTTTGATGTTCTTCCCTACTTCAGAGACGCACATGGAAATCTCCTATAA